gttgccctcctacggcctcctccacgtctactgatgtactggcctgtctcctggtagcgcctccatactctggacactacgctgacagacacagcaaaccttcttgccacagctcgcattgatgtgccatcctggatgagctgcactacctgagccacttgtgtgggttgtagactctgtctcatgctaccactagagtgaaagcaccgccagcattcaaaagtgaccaaaacatcagccaggaagcataggaactgagaagtggtctgtggtcaccacctgcagaaccactcctttattgggggtgtcttgctaattgcctataatttccacctgttgtctattccatttgcacaacagcatgtgaaatctattgtcaatcagtgttgcttcctaagtggacagtttaatttcacagaagtgtgattgacttggagttacattgtgttgtttaagtgttccctttatttatttgagcagtgtatatcattCTCCCTTTCCCCACTCGCTCTCTTCTTCCACTCCCTCCATCGCGCTCCTCCTTACACATGAAACAGGTCTGGGATCAGGTTGGTGTGTgtctcccctgttctcctctcttctcccttctcttgcCCCCACAATCTCCTCTTTGCCCTCCCTCTATTTCCCccacctatctctccctcttcctgtatCTCTATCCCCTTATACAACACAGCAGTCTGGGTGGAAGTTGTCCCACACAAGGCGCCAGGTAGCCTGGCATTTAAGAGTGTTAGGCCTGTAATCTAAAgcttgctggttcgaatccccgagcttactaggtgggaaaaaaacatgttgatgtgcccttaagcaagacacttaaccctaatgtacacacagagagaccaaacacacacgcatactaGTCAACCTTTCCACATCATACACCCCTCAGTCCCACcaccagaggagagagagcgaggtggagGACAGTAGCTGATATGAATGTGTTTTGTGATCCAGCTGCAGTAGTCCGGTcccacagacgtcaattcaacgttggtgcaacactggttgaatcaacgtggaaatgttgattcaaccagtgtgttcccagtCCTACCAGTGTGTTCCCAGTCCGGGGGGGTTCACTGTTGTGTCTCTGTTCCAAGGACAGTTCAGTTCCCCATGGCCTTGACTCTTGACCCAGACCTCTGCCTCCCACTCCTGTGATCGCCCCAAGTGTGCAGGGTCACCAtagcaggttgtgaactctgACCTGGCCAGGAAAAGAGCTGGACTACCCACACCTGGCATGTGTGGAATATCTCGGCACCGTGAGCTCATCCACGTCGCTCTGACGAGAACGCCAGGAATGGTCCGGAATGCCGCAGCAAACACCCTCTCCCTAAAGCCAAACATTCTGTCtgctctcccatctctctgttatGGTCAACATTCCCTGAGTCTGTGTGAACGTGTCAGTGttttgggagagggggaggggtgtatTAGTACCTAATctggtgagggagagaaagacaggaggaggagcaggagggaaATGAAGGATGATAAGGATATTTTCATCAAATGAATCTGAGGTATTCCAAGGCTCCTGATGGAGAaatgtaactctgttgttttaaAGTCTATAAACAgcagtgtttgtttgtgtgtgtgagtgtgtgcttcCACTTCTCGGTCTTGTGTCCTCACTAACCCGGAGGACAGGGGTTTTTCCACAGTGAGGAAATCTAAAGAAAATGTAGTGCCTCAACATTTGACAGGAATGACATTATTACATTAACACATcatcaaagaaagagagaggacatcaTCATATTTCTATAGATATATACAAGTAATACTGTACAGGAGCAGACACAGGAAGGAATAGAGATGAATTCAGGGCTCTGTAGGTCACAGCAGTATTACATATTGGGAGGTAATATGTGTATTGTCATATATATTCAGTGGTGTATGTTGTGATAGGACTGTTTTTATCTCTAGAGGTTATCCTGCCCAAATTCCAGAGTCAAAAACAGATCAGTTGGACTGAAGCTGGATGGATTTGTGCTCATCAGACatgcagccacacacagacacacacagagttcaCAACATACATACACATTCGCAAACACACCTGGACCACCTGTAGTGGCATGTATGGCTTATTCAACATCCTTCTGTGTGTACACATCTGTGTCTGTTACACAGCTTGACAGACAGTTTGTTGTAACAGAACACATTGGGGAAAGAGGCACAGGTCACCATCCACCACAAGCCTTCCTACAGGGGTCACAAGGGGTCAAATGTGTCCTTCGGCTGTCCAGTCTTGAGGTCAACCCATGATCCTATTGGCCCTTCTGCCCTGGGCTAAAGTGCTACAGAGACGGAGTGGCTGGGTGTCTATGTATGCATGGAAGAGAGGGCCGAACTGTCACTCAAACAGAGGCTCATAGAGTCTGTATATGTTCTCTCTGCCAACCACACACTCTTATTGGCCCAGGGCAGATAGGGGCGGGCATTTATAGTCTGTTTAGTCCCCACCTCCATAAGAGAACTCCCCCTCCAGAGAAGGCAAAAACAAATTAATGGCAGtgtcttctttctcctctctctgtctctctctccatctatcagtCAGTCTGTCCATCTCCCAGTGTCCTCCGTCTGTTTACCAGGTGCAGTCTTTCTTCATTAGTGTGAGGACCTTGCGTCCAAGGCTGGCTCTCCAGGGCTTGACGAAGCTCTTCATGTTGACAATAAGCCGGTTCTGCTTCCTGTCTGCATGGCCCGCCACCAAGTACTCCCCACCTAAGTAGTCAAAGCATAAACAGAGACATCATTAGCTCAGCagccctgcgtgtgtgtgtgcacacgtgtgcctgtgaataggtgtgtgtgtgagactggccTGGGTTGAGGATGGGGCAGGTGCAGCCCCGTGCGGTCCAGGACTCTGGGTAGAGTGTTACTCGTCCTTTCTGGATCTTCACCTTAGTATTCTGACTCAACACCTTCTGAACCTTCACCTCCAACTCAGCATGGGAGCCCTTATCATGGGCTGACAAGACCTTAACCTTTAACactgaaacagagagggagggaggagagaggtaaagatggagtgatagagagggagagggagggagggaggagagagacaaagcaggagggagagcgagggaggagaaagagagagagggaaggaaggaaggaggagataaggagagagagagcgagaacggtaggaaaggagagagggagggagtagagtggggagaggaggagagggagggagagagaaagagggagggagggaaagagatatgagacagagacagagatatttaGAATTTTAACAAGCCTTTATTGTACAATAAAATACTGGTTACATAGAGTTATCAATAAACAAACAACAGTGGAAAtcaataaacaaacaacacagtGGAAACCAAGGAAGCAAAAAAACAAATATGGTGTTATTACCACCATCTCTCTCACTGTTGTTCATGTGTGTCTCAGTACTCACCATAGGCAAACTTCATGGTGCAGAAGAGTTTGCTGTTGGCCAGGACCTGCTCCTTACACTCACATTTCTCTGCAGGGGATACAATCATATTGACATATTACACACCAATATCCTGTCCGGATATGTGACTGATACCTGCTCTgtgggtgagtgggtgtgtgtgtgtgtgtgtgtgtgtgtggacttagATAAGTGGTGACTTAGGAAtgtgaggacagtgtgtgtgtacgtgtgtgtgatcAAGGAGGAATTTGTCTTCCTCAGCTGTAGACCCTGGAAGATCGAGGAGAAGGACATTTTGGAAACtgtccacagacacacagatcgTTGTTCTCTGCCCTTGTAAGGATGTACCATAACTTTCACTACTTAACCCTTAACGCTTGGGCACTGGGCTGTGgagcagaccacacacacacacgtacacacacacagtggtgacCCCATGTCTAACCTGAGTAGTGTAGGGCAGAAAAGAGCTCGTCTCCCCTAAAGATCCTCACCAGCTCACTGGAGTTTCCCTCCAGATTATACAGGTCCCGATCTGacctgcacacacatacacattatagACTTGCTGTTAATATAAACGTAATATTATATATATCATATCCaacggtgtgtatgtgtgtgtgtgtgtatatatatatgactcaCCCGGACATGCAGTATCCCGTGAAGGGATCGCAGTCTCCCGCACAGTCGCACGTACGGCAGCCGTAGTCATGGAAACCCCAGTATCCCACAATGCACCTGTCGCAGTGGGAGCCCCCCACACCGGCCTTGCAGACACAGTCTCCGTTGGTAGGGTCACAGAGAGACCCCCCACCCAGGTGGAAGGGTATTGAACCAAGGGGGTGGCAGCCACATgctgggaggaagagagggaggagagatagaggggagacatggCACATCAGTCACATATACATCAATAACTCCACCACAGCTAATCAAATACATCGGCACTCAACCCAATGTTATCTACTGACAAATAAACCACAGACATTCATTTGGATATATTTGTACCTTACCACAGCGAATCAAATCCACCCACACTCAACCACAGCCAATTAAATCCACCACACTCAACCACAGCCAATCAAATCCACACAAAGTAAACCACTGCACACATTCAGATTGAGAACCCTAATGTTGGCAACATTTccagtttatatatattttttctaccTATGTCTTTATTAGGCACCTATTAGTCATGTAGAGTTCCCTTTGTGTAACTGTCACACAGATAGACACACTCCAGAGCGTGCCACCTCATTGTAGCCCAGCCTGGAGGAGGAAGTGATaagactgggagagggagagagaccacttCACAAAGGACTCTGGACTGACTGGAACAGTCCAGGAAAACCACGAAGCACAATGGTCTCTTTGTCATCGTCTTATCAGATTGcgatcacacacacgcacaaggatACATGCACGCGCGTACGACATGCGCATGCACCCAGGCACACGCGCAGGAATGCACAGGCATGCGCACACATCTTTCTCAAATACCTTCCAcagttctctctcctgtctctgtcccttctcTCAGCTGATAGTCTGTTCTTTAAACAGACCGCAGCAATATAAGATAGCACAGTCAGTGCTATGTTCTGCCCACTCAACaaccacctcacacacacacacaccataaccccCCTATGAAACACACATCTTGCAAAggctcaaaacacacacacatacacagcacaTAAAATGTACACATAAATTCACAAACACATTCTTGCTGTCCTACTAGTCTGAATTACAAGATAACTTTTCAGGGGTGAGAGTAACAGCCAAAGTATGTATCAGTATCACCATAAATCTGTACTCATCTGAGCGAGGGATACAtgggcgagggggggggggggactagagagagacaagaggagggagggagagatgggaaggggAGGCGGAGGGGTGGTGTAGAgctttatttctgttgtttaaTGATGcttgaagccccccccccccccccatcctaccCCACTGGCAGTAAATTACTATTTAACCAGAGCCAGACCCCCTGTGTCTCTCCCCCGCTCCCCTGGTCTGGGTGCAGGGAGATGATGTCACAAGGCTCTACTGTCTGAGACCCAGACAAGGCTGTACCTTTATCACTTATCGCCGTGGGCAACAAATATAAGATAAGATGCATCTGTAGTTTCATTCATTTTGTATCTTTCATTATCAACAGACATTGTAAGgtcccatgcacacacacacacacacacacacacacacacacacacacacacacacacacacacacacacacacacacacacacacacacacacacacacacacacacacacagacacagacacacagacaggggaaTCATTACACTGACATCTAAATACAAAGGCATATGTAAGGCAGCTAGGAGAGACAGTCTCTCTCTTCAGGGTTTTCCCCATTTACGATAATACACTTGAACTTGAAATCATTTCTCTTCCTGAAAAGCATCTATTGAGGCCCTGTTGAGACTGTAGTGTTCAGTCACCTCAAGTGATAGCAAACCTAGAAGCAGCAAAGtcatcagcacacacacacgcaggtgcacacacacactttccctctctctctcactctctcacgtTGTATAATAGGATCATGTTGTATAAGAGGACATTGTTAATACATTAATTCTATAATTACTGGAGTTTAGAGATGAGAATGtgtggagtggtgtgtgtgtgtgtgtgtgtgttgacgcaGTGAGCTCTCACAGTGAGAACAGTATGGGTCTGTAGTGATACGTGACAGAGCAGCTGCCCGAACAACCACAGAACACACCCACttagaaaacaaacaaaaatgtatctctcacacacactcattgttactgtgtgtgtgtgagtttgcggCTGGATTGTGTGTTTTCTTTAAAGAGCTCCGCCATGCCTGGAATTGGAAATATGTTCCTAGAGACGGAGAGAAATTCCTCAGTTGTCAGATATCAACCTCACTCTGACACTGGGGTTCCCCTCCTAAATGTGTCCTGTCTACAAACATTCCCCAGATATGTGTTCCACTCTCACTTATTGACAATGTGAAAATACCAACATGCTACAGACTTCCCTAAAGGCAAACctaaacacatgcacacaagcatgcagtgacgcacacacacaccagccggCGTCTCCCCAGCCTTCTGCATAACTGTGGGGCTGAGCTCACTGGGTCAAATCAGACAGATAATCAGAGAATGTAGCCACTGTCGTCTTTATGGATGGGTATCTAGTGTTTACTTAAGTCCCATCACAgagcacaaacaacacacacacacacacacacacacacacaaatgcggaagacacatttcagttgaatgcattcagttgtacaactgactaggtatccccctttcccgtTCCTTTTCCTTACATGAGTCACCACTGTGTTAATTAGTGACGACGAGCCACTCCAGTGACTCACAGAGAACACAAACAGCCATAACAACAGGGACAGGGGTTGGGGTaggcagtgtgagtgtgtgacccTCAGGTCCCAGGTATGCCCCAGTCTGATGATTCATCTATGTGTAATCCTCAGAGAGAGTGTAGGCCGTGTGAAagacaaaacacaaacacactgacacacacacaaagaaccaGGTGCCCATCAGGAGCGACGTTATCCAGCACGTCTCGGCTTGCGATCTCAGCAATCAGCATTCCGGACAGAAATGAGTTGGCTCTGCCAGTAagggtgtgtgtatatggtgtgtatgtgtctcaTGTTCTCTGGATTCCTacggtgtgtgtttatgtgtgtgagtgtttgtgtgattgagtcagtgagtgagtgatagagCAAGCCAGTGAATGTGAGTCAGACATGGGCTCAAATACTACTTGAAATCTTTGAAGTACATTAAGCTTTTTCTTTAGCCATCTGGAGTGCATATGCGTGAGTTTGTCTTACGTTTACAGGAGTCCTGGGCCGTGTGCGCCCTCTGGGGGTCTCTGTAGAAGCCAGTCTTACAGCTCTGACAGTTGCGTCCCTCTGTGCTGTgtagacactcacacacacctccgCTGCGCTGGCCGGACTCCCGCCACACCGACCAATCAAAACTGCAGCTCTGGGCATGCCCGTTACACTTACACTCTATAGGGAGACAGGACGGGACATCAGAATCACAGATATCTGTCAATCTTCTCTAAACAGGCACTGATTGGTCATCATGATCAATGATGGCTGTAAGTAGGGCCGTGAGTTGTTCCTGACCAGATCTCATCCTCAGATAGAACTCCTGGCCCTAGCGTATAGTGAATAGCAGTAGTGTCACTCACTCCTGCACTCGTGTGGAGCCCCTGTGAGTCCGTCCGCAGGTTGCCAGGGTCGGTCGTTGTAGAGCGGAGCGCAGCGCTCACAGTGAACACCTGCAGTGTTGtgactacacacacacttcccatgaacctgagagagaggaagatgagagggagaggaggagaggaagggagagagaggaagaggaaagggagagaaggagaatgggagagggagaggaaggggggacaAAGAGGTCAGTGTAAGGGAGAGAGCAGTTCCCACGTGAGATCAGCAGCACCCCAAGTCTAACCCCTGGGGGTCGGGggggctcccctgcctgttctcTTTCATATCCTGTCCTGTAATTGCTGAATGGAGACTGATTGTTTGGCTTCATCGCTGGAAATGAACATTGGCCTTGTGACGAAAGAGGCCTGAAAAGGacagtgtctgagtgtgtgtgtatgtgtgtgtgtgtgtgtgtgtgtgtgtgtgtgtgtctgtgtgtgtgtgtgtgtgtgtgtgtgtgtgtgtgtgtgtgtgtgtgtgtgtgtgtgtgtgtgtgtgtgtgtgtgtgcatggaaaTATGTAGCGCTGAGAGCACAATAACAGTCTCCTTGTCATTCCTGTGAGTTGGAATGTCATGCACGCGGGTTAATGATGTACTCTAGGTGGGAGGTTGACAAGGCATCTGAGGTAGCTATTTATCTGTTTGGGTTACAGTGCCTCTGTGTGgggaacagagacacagagagaggcctgaacacacacacacacacattcaaacacacagacgcatgcacacacacacactgaacacaaacactcacacacacactccaaccccTGCGGTAGTTTCAGTTTCCCACGGTGTATGGctatagaggctgctgccctaccTCAAAatgccctctcccctctcccctatgCTGCACAGACGATCACACAGAGGGTTAAACACAGGCATGGGAGAGACCTGTAGCTACCGGAACTGGGACATATCCCAGGCCCTTGCACTAACCCCAGATCGAACCCTAACCTTATCTCAAACTAAACCCCAGCCATTGTGCCAGCCCAAGACATAACTCCAACCATATTCCATCAACCAGGAGAATGGAGGAAGATAAGGACAGGCAGGTAAGACAGTGTGAGAAATGGATGTGGTAGATCTGGATTGGACAAACATAGAGAAAATTAGTAAAGGAACTGAGAATGAGAATGGAATCATCTGTAACCAGGACTGATTGTGGAAAAGGGGGAAGGAGGCaggtagagagaagaagaggggggaggagaggagaagagaaagaggggggaaggagaggagagacattgGCCAAGCTCCAGACAGCTAGTATTCCAAACAATTTCACATGTTTACCTGCTTGATATACACATACACCAatagacacacacataaatacataccCAGGCAGCCAGGCTCCCAGGCACGCACACAAATAAAATGCACGCACACTCCTTCCTGCcctgagcttgtgtgtgtgttctgttttgACAGGCCTGTATTTCAAACACTCTGACCCTCTGATAAAGAGGTTGTTGGACATGGACAGGGAGGGGTGGCAGAGGGTACAGACGGGTGCTCAGGAAGACCTTGGCAGCCCCACACCCAGAGGATGGGCGTCACTTACGCCCATTTCCCCTCACACATCAAAAGCTTTATGGGCCAATGTGAAATTAAGTCATTCATcagcagcgtgtgtgtgtattcatccaAACAAcatgataagtgtgtgt
This Oncorhynchus clarkii lewisi isolate Uvic-CL-2024 chromosome 21, UVic_Ocla_1.0, whole genome shotgun sequence DNA region includes the following protein-coding sequences:
- the LOC139379315 gene encoding netrin-4-like; this translates as MMWTLFAVFTCTGLSGILADVGRVGGVAPRCESQACNPRMGNLVLGRRVLTQTVCGYKGTEPYCSYSDPSSSTVPCPPARCGECNAALPLQAHLAAAMADSSFRHPNTWWQSSGEVESETLQLDLEAEFIFTHLIMVFRSPRPTAMTLERSQDFGQTWKTLQYYARNCSATFGLEDGKAVLDRAPCTSKYSGAYPCTRGEVIYRALPQWEALDPYGVAGQEQLRVTNVRVRLQECQSCPCQAKDPTIGAPPTQHFAIYDLIVKGSCFCNGHADQCVPAPGYRPVRDRTNHVVHGKCVCSHNTAGVHCERCAPLYNDRPWQPADGLTGAPHECRKCKCNGHAQSCSFDWSVWRESGQRSGGVCECLHSTEGRNCQSCKTGFYRDPQRAHTAQDSCKPCGCHPLGSIPFHLGGGSLCDPTNGDCVCKAGVGGSHCDRCIVGYWGFHDYGCRTCDCAGDCDPFTGYCMSGSDRDLYNLEGNSSELVRIFRGDELFSALHYSEKCECKEQVLANSKLFCTMKFAYVLKVKVLSAHDKGSHAELEVKVQKVLSQNTKVKIQKGRVTLYPESWTARGCTCPILNPGGEYLVAGHADRKQNRLIVNMKSFVKPWRASLGRKVLTLMKKDCTW